The region AGACAGAAATGTAGGCTGTTATTCACAGAAAATCGtcttgctttgtgtgaggaatgaaTCTTATAGACTTCATTTTTCAGGCTGTTCTCACTAAATTCAGTAACAGTATgctgaaagttcttcagctaaaattggtctgtgcttaccgaaattcaaaccactgccctcAGTGACCAAAATTGgaagtgtttttaaatgtatggGCACGTCTGAGCtccagttttccagtgaaatatcTACAGAGGAATGGACATTTGTAAAGtaagttgtaaagcgagttgtttttagttgtaaatgatgcagtacagtcaacatgaatgcatattttatttaccctATGCCCTAACctaaactccaaccctaaaccttactgccaatggattaaaaatgtaattttagaggggAAATTTACTCACCTAATCAAACTGGTTTCCATTGGACTATAAACCATGTCTCAGAGTATGGAAagccattttaacatttaatgggTCTCCACCTGATATCAAGTTCAGGACTCCGTAATGCAAACTAGTGATGGTTACATGACATTTATTTTCAATCTGTTACTTCCATTGCTTTGCCTAAGCATTGCCTTTGATATCAGGGTTTTTCCTCATAGAACACATTGGTTACCCAGTACAACACATTGCATACTGTATCTGACATCCATAGTGTATCTGATATCCATAGTCATGATGCATCACCAGTTTGCATCAGGGTGTCTTGAACTTGATATCAGGTGGATattgtgttccaaagaaaaaataacaacatgcTGGTGTGGAACAAGATgaaagtgagtaaacaatgagagaattttcatttttggaaaaacaGTTTCTTGAATATTCTGAAACACGTACAATTCTTctattttaacatttcaaattCTTCAGAATTCCTAAAGAGGAGATGCATTTCCAGCCTCTGGAGGAGATCGCAGAGAACCTGGAGGAATCCAAGATGCGGAATCACAACCTCGCTGTCTTCAACCGGCTCCTCAGCTCCGCCCCCTCTCCCACAGGCTTCATGAGTGGAGCCTTGCGCCACACCTCTGCCCAGCTACAGCGATTGACACGTTCTGTCAGCCCTGACCCCTCCTTCTCAGATGAAGAAGGCGAGGGAGAGGGAAGCATGGGGAGAAGTGTAGGAACGGATAGTTCGATTGCGTCTGGACTCAGGCTGGACACTACCCAGAGCACCATCTGCAGCTGCGGAGGACTCATCAGTACCTGCCCACCGCTGTTGGCTGTGGAGCTCCACAAGCAAGAAGAGAGGCATGGAAGAGGGAAGAGGGAAGAGGAAAGAGGGCAGAACGGTTTCAGGAATATTGAGAAAGAGAACAAAGACGAGACGATGGTCAAGAAAGAGTCACTCGTGCCAAAGATACCACCCCCCTCATCGCAGGCATCTGTGAAGAACCATGAGAGACACCAGCCCAACGCAGCTTGCCAGAGCCCTTATGCTCTGGTCCAACTGAAGCCTCATCTCTCCATTTCAAGTGTTACCAACCGCTCTGTACCGGACTTCTTCTCTGTTGAGCCAATTAATGGCCAGGCAAAGGTCATGACTCCAAAACTGGCCAATAGCAAGGCAGAACGTGGCGTGTCTTTACTGACTGTCCCATCTCTTGAGGTCTCCACATTCCCAGataaaactgaaaaagagcagATGTTGGCAGATTCTTCCAACGGTCAAACTCGATGTCAATGTGAAAGCATGGGGTCAGAGTTTACAGGGTCAGGTAGCAAGGTTGACTAAATcgaacttttgattttttttccacCTTGACTTTCATAGGAAAAACTGTTTGAGCAAAATGACagtggctgcatccgaaaccaggaaattGCTACCTCTGGAGACTATATATGGAGGTAGAAAGTGATGAAGGCATGTCCGAATCCAGCGttcgtgtcacatcctgtctactgagataccttcatctgatcgattttttaaggcagcatagatgtatccttcgctgcctctgaaatcccacaatcctgtgcgtgCAGATTCAGGGCGGTTGAGCTGGAGAAATAAAATGGCGGCCGAAGAGGCAGTAGGCagccaatttgtgtataatgcatgttttttttccccacttttgattccatttctagcaagAAATTACTATTGTAGTTATGAAACATACACTTGGTTAtcaccaaaactctcttgattttgttctagattatatagatatagatatttgACCATTGCGGTTCAGATGGAATGAATGAAGCAGACGCGTTatctttagtggacaccagatggcaataatcagttgctggtattcTAGCAATGATGTGAGGtcatgctgcctcagtagcctgtcctaaaccagtttctggaggtaccttcctacgcaaacgctgtctgttgagtcattgactgatagggcaaggaggcaacaagacagctaccttttggtttcggatgcagccattgTTTAAATATTCTTTAACTATGTAGCCTATATCTTGTTGCAACACAAAACTCGCCAAATCATTTGGAGTTTTTCAGATATTTTAAAGATATATAATGTTATGCAACTGTATGTAAACAAAATAATCACTGTGATGGAAACAATGTTAATCAGTACTGACATTGATCTCTAGagatttagggtttgttgaaagTAAGAAAGTGCATGTCTAGAAAACACAGATGTAACTGATAGTTTTTATATAGATTTATTCATTTGAATACATTAAATAGCTGACAAGCACATGAAAGTGGAGAATGCATCACAGGAATTGTTCTGATGAAAATGAATAGTGTTTAATTCATTATCTAGTTTGATTATTAATGACTGGCACTATTTTCAACCCCAAACTGTACAATCGTAATATCTGGCTAAAATGATCCACATGAGGGCAGTATTGCAATATTCTATGGCTTTCGTATAAAGCTGcttatatttttaaacagcaaataaaactaTTCAGTTAtaggttatatatatatgtgtgtgtgtgtgtgtgtgtgtgtgtgtgtgtgtgtgtgtgtgtgtgtgtgtgtgtgtgtatatacacacacacacacacacacacacacacacacactacaggtcaaaagttttgaaacacttactcattctttattataatttttgttctcattttagaataagagtaaagtcatcaaaactatggaataacataaatggaactatgggaattatgttgtgactaaacaaaatccaaaataaatcagaactgtgttatattttagcatcttcaaagtagtcaccctttgcctagaatttgcagacatgtactcttgacattttctcaaacaacttcttgaggtatcaccctgggatgctttttaaacagtattgaaggagttcccatctatgttgggcacttattggctgcttttctttattatttggtccaagtcatcaatttaaaacaaattaaatttaattaaattttagttttataatgaaataaattaatatggtggcacaattatatttttgtctacaaaactaatttcaaacatttaagcatacgccttcagttCTTATTCTGaagtttttattcagacttaatagaagtcttagtttaattagtgttgttgttttgttatacatagttgtgttttgtttgaagtcatcATCATGGTGATTAGTGTATTTATTTgctgtttatattttatatttcccctctaattttatatattatattttagtgtcttaaaaatataatctttgaatGATTGCATTCACGTAGTAAAATGGAACACCATGTTTGTAAGATTTGTAGAATGATCTGAACTGTTCACCAATCAGAACTCTGTACTCATAAGAGATGATGTCAATTCATTTGCAAATGCTTAATGCCTactgttgtttctgtaatctaTGTTAGTTCGAGGTTATATCCTCAACTTATTTTATGGTTCTGTTttttgcctttggaaatgtggagaactttgtcttcagtaaactctctctcaacTGACTGAATCTCAACTTTGACTCCTGTTCATCATTGTAACAAACTGGTCTCTCTCTAATGGGTCTAACAGTATTTCCTTacatcaccctaatggtgacatcacacaaaacaactatttataacaaaataacatatataatactacaaaagagataaaacctctatgaattcttaataacaactatttaaatgctccCATACGTTCATTTTGACCAAGGACACGTAATTCAAACGCAAGGCATTGTGTGTATTCCACATAGTCTCAATTTTATGTGCAatcgtttgagttattaacacttaaaatcttgtcaatggatttttaagaaaaataagttcaaggaacatatGTATTTGAGTTATGGGCCCAAAACTTGATATTTCAAGTAAAGATATTCTgaaaacttgatttttccagtaatgaccaCATTTGTTTT is a window of Myxocyprinus asiaticus isolate MX2 ecotype Aquarium Trade chromosome 8, UBuf_Myxa_2, whole genome shotgun sequence DNA encoding:
- the LOC127445022 gene encoding bestrophin homolog 17-like isoform X2 is translated as MLASAASPNCCWPGKEASINFCTKSFWPSLPCTRQSASHTGFMTREERKKFESLHSPYNKYWIPCVWFTNLVAVARCEGRIKDDNTYKLLLEELNNFRGKCSMLFHYDMISVPLVYTQVVTLAVYSFFLVCLIGRQFLDPDQGYPGHDLDLYVPVFTLLQFFFYAGWLKVAEQLINPFGEDDDDFETNWLIDRNFQVSMMAVDEMYGDLPMMERDRYWNDSNPRPPYTAATLFVLRKPSFQGSTFDMAIPKEEMHFQPLEEIAENLEESKMRNHNLAVFNRLLSSAPSPTGFMSGALRHTSAQLQRLTRSVSPDPSFSDEEGEGEGSMGRSVGTDSSIASGLRLDTTQSTICSCGGLISTCPPLLAVELHKQEERHGRGKREEERGQNGFRNIEKENKDETMVKKESLVPKIPPPSSQASVKNHERHQPNAACQSPYALVQLKPHLSISSVTNRSVPDFFSVEPINGQAKVMTPKLANSKAERGVSLLTVPSLEVSTFPDKTEKEQMLADSSNGQTRCQCESMGSEFTGSGSKVD